CCAACGCCGAGCCGGCCCCGGTCGGCGGGTGCTCAGCTGTGGAGTCCGCCTGGCTCCCACCATCTTGGGGAGCCCGATCGAGGCACACAACATGCGTCGTTTGTGCGTCGTATGATGCGCAAGTGGGAGCGGACAGGGACAGGAACGGCGGCAGGGGCAGCGACAAGAGCGACGATGCCCTGCGCGACGGCGGTCTGACCACCGGCGAGGTGGCGAGGCGCCTCGGTGTCGCCCCCACCACTATCCGGTCGTGGGACCGCCGCTACGGGCTCGGTCCCAGCACGCGTGCCGACGGCCGACACCGCCGCTGGACCGGTCCGGATCTCGCGCGACTGCGGAGGATGTGCGCCCTGACAGGGGCCGGACTGCCTCCCGCGGAGGCCGCCAGGCTGGCGCTCGACGACTCCCGTCCCCTTGCGCCGTCGCCGCAGTCCAAGCCTCAGCCCCTCTCGCCACGGGCACCCGGGCGGAGTCGTGCGGGCAGCGGACTTCGGCTGGGCGACGTACGCCAGGAGTGCAAGGGAATGGCCCGCGCGGCCCTGCGTCTCGATGCGGCAGCCCTGGACGAGACGCTGGGCGGGGCGATCGAGGAACACGGTCTGGTCGAGGCATGGACGGAACTCATCATGCCGACGCTGCAGGCTGTCGGCCGCAAGTGGGAGACCTCCGGTGAGAGGTACGTCGAGGTCGAGCACTTCCTCTCCTGGCACGTTTCCGGAGCACTGCGACGGCACGCTCCGAAGATCGCCCCGGGCACCCGCGGCGCAACCACGATCCTTGCCTGTGCACCGGGGGAGAACCACACACTGCCCCTGGAGGTGCTCACCGCCGCACTGACCGAACGCGGCCTGCCCGTCCGCATGTTCGGGGCCGCGGTGCCCGTCGAGTCGCTCGTCGCCGCGGTACGGAGAACGGGGCCGGTGGCGGTCGGACTGTGGGCGCAGTCGCGCACCACTGCGAGTGTGCCGCTGGCCCAGCACGTCTCCGCGATCGAGTGGGGTGTACGGGGTGCCCGCAGGAAACCGGTCGTGCTCACCCTCGGGCCCGGCTGGGCAGGGCAGACCGTGAGGGGGCTCCCGCACCCCTCGGGGCTTGCCGAGGCCGTCAGAGCTGTGGAGTCGTTCGTGGCCAGGTAGCCCGGC
The DNA window shown above is from Streptomyces sp. Alt3 and carries:
- a CDS encoding MerR family transcriptional regulator; the encoded protein is MGADRDRNGGRGSDKSDDALRDGGLTTGEVARRLGVAPTTIRSWDRRYGLGPSTRADGRHRRWTGPDLARLRRMCALTGAGLPPAEAARLALDDSRPLAPSPQSKPQPLSPRAPGRSRAGSGLRLGDVRQECKGMARAALRLDAAALDETLGGAIEEHGLVEAWTELIMPTLQAVGRKWETSGERYVEVEHFLSWHVSGALRRHAPKIAPGTRGATTILACAPGENHTLPLEVLTAALTERGLPVRMFGAAVPVESLVAAVRRTGPVAVGLWAQSRTTASVPLAQHVSAIEWGVRGARRKPVVLTLGPGWAGQTVRGLPHPSGLAEAVRAVESFVAR